A part of Propioniciclava coleopterorum genomic DNA contains:
- a CDS encoding sugar phosphate isomerase/epimerase family protein, which yields MSEPMWVLFTKRWAPLPPEPLGEVVAGLGFDGIELPVRPGSWVSPEDAAERLPAMVEGLRRAGVAVASIAAEPTPAVLAACGDAGVDLIRVMVAVDPADPLGSVARQRDAWVALESDCERFGVRIGVQQHRGAYVATTLGVMGLLAEAPKHLVMVWDACHDALTGADPAVSLDLAAPRLAMANLKNAAFRDVSATAGARPQEIWYAPGRHGVTDWARVLGLLAERGWDGPICLTAELSDAATPDEVADVMRGDLAWAKELWSAAR from the coding sequence ATGAGCGAGCCGATGTGGGTGCTGTTCACCAAACGATGGGCGCCGCTGCCGCCCGAGCCGTTGGGCGAGGTCGTCGCGGGTTTGGGGTTCGACGGCATCGAGCTGCCTGTGCGGCCCGGCTCGTGGGTGAGCCCCGAGGACGCGGCCGAGCGGCTGCCCGCGATGGTCGAGGGGTTGCGCCGGGCCGGCGTGGCGGTGGCCTCGATCGCCGCCGAGCCGACCCCGGCGGTGCTCGCCGCCTGCGGGGACGCCGGGGTCGACCTGATCCGCGTGATGGTCGCCGTCGACCCGGCTGATCCGCTCGGCTCGGTCGCTCGGCAGCGGGACGCCTGGGTGGCGCTGGAGTCGGATTGCGAGCGGTTCGGCGTCCGGATTGGCGTGCAGCAGCACCGCGGTGCCTACGTCGCGACCACGCTGGGTGTGATGGGCCTGCTCGCCGAGGCGCCCAAGCACCTGGTGATGGTGTGGGATGCCTGCCACGACGCCCTCACCGGCGCCGACCCGGCGGTGAGCCTCGACCTGGCCGCGCCACGGCTCGCGATGGCCAACCTCAAGAACGCCGCCTTCCGCGACGTCTCTGCCACGGCGGGGGCGCGGCCGCAGGAAATCTGGTACGCGCCCGGACGCCACGGCGTCACCGACTGGGCCCGCGTGCTGGGTCTGCTCGCCGAGCGTGGGTGGGATGGGCCGATCTGTCTGACCGCTGAGCTCAGCGATGCCGCCACCCCCGACGAGGTCGCCGACGTGATGCGCGGCGACCTCGCCTGGGCCAAGGAGTTGTGGAGCGCCGCGCGCTGA
- a CDS encoding carbohydrate ABC transporter permease — protein MTSDLIEARAAAPAPTASSRRADGRPAKAEVTAKLLVFATFVVTAFTLIPIVMMVLVAFQSDADAMRATPYMIPPTWHPENFARVLTMVPLGQHLLNTVIFAGGTAILETVTAALAAYAFARIKFRGREALFGVYLATLMIPTQVTLIPQFIMIARLQWVDTWWGMILPYAFTALGVFLLRQFFLGIPMEYEEAARIDGASRWQIFTGIILPMAVPAVATLAVFKFIAQWNNLLWPLVVSNTNATRTVTVGLQVFQDTQGTQWNLLLAAATITTVPLIILFFLTQRWFVRGITMSGLGGR, from the coding sequence ATGACCAGTGACCTGATCGAAGCGCGCGCAGCCGCGCCCGCGCCCACCGCGTCCAGCCGGAGGGCTGACGGCCGTCCCGCCAAGGCGGAGGTGACCGCGAAGCTGCTTGTGTTCGCCACCTTCGTGGTGACCGCGTTCACCCTCATCCCCATCGTGATGATGGTGCTGGTGGCGTTCCAGTCCGACGCCGACGCGATGCGCGCGACGCCGTACATGATTCCGCCCACCTGGCACCCGGAGAACTTCGCCCGTGTGTTGACGATGGTGCCGCTGGGGCAGCACCTGCTCAACACCGTCATCTTCGCCGGCGGCACCGCGATCCTGGAGACCGTCACCGCGGCGCTGGCCGCCTACGCGTTCGCCCGGATCAAGTTCCGCGGCCGGGAGGCGTTGTTCGGTGTCTACCTGGCCACGCTGATGATCCCGACCCAGGTGACGCTGATCCCGCAGTTCATCATGATCGCGCGGCTGCAGTGGGTGGATACCTGGTGGGGCATGATTCTGCCCTACGCGTTCACCGCGCTGGGCGTGTTCCTGCTGCGGCAGTTCTTCCTCGGCATCCCGATGGAGTACGAGGAGGCCGCCCGGATCGACGGCGCGAGCCGGTGGCAGATATTCACCGGCATCATCCTGCCGATGGCCGTCCCCGCGGTCGCGACCCTGGCGGTGTTCAAGTTCATCGCCCAGTGGAACAACCTGCTCTGGCCGTTGGTGGTCTCCAACACCAACGCCACCCGGACCGTCACCGTCGGCCTGCAGGTGTTCCAGGACACCCAGGGCACGCAGTGGAACCTGTTGCTCGCCGCGGCCACGATCACCACGGTGCCGCTGATCATTCTCTTCTTCCTGACGCAGCGGTGGTTCGTCCGCGGCATCACCATGAGTGGGCTGGGCGGCCGATGA
- a CDS encoding carbohydrate ABC transporter permease: MSVTSPDTSRRSRWREREHPALAAWLFLLPSFAGFAIFTAVPVVAAAVISFLDWNLFSPPTCAGLSNFIELGSDPTFWAALVNTAVFTFTSVPLTILVSFVLALMVNQGFKRIAVVRSLLLLPYATITVAVAFVWIWLYIPTGGLINRVIGLFGLDGPAWLVSDVWAMPALVLMSVWKSFGFGMVIFLAGLQAIPQHLYDAAKVDGASGARQLWHVTVPMLSPSIFFVVVTSIIGSFQVFDQALIMTNGGPGTSTTTLVMYIYRTAFENYNQGYASAQSLVLFAFILVITAIQFLAQRRLVHYDQ, from the coding sequence GTGAGTGTGACCTCACCCGATACGTCCCGCCGATCCCGTTGGCGCGAACGTGAGCACCCGGCCCTGGCGGCCTGGCTGTTCCTGCTGCCGAGTTTTGCCGGCTTCGCCATCTTCACCGCCGTCCCGGTGGTCGCGGCGGCCGTCATCTCCTTCCTGGACTGGAATCTGTTCAGCCCGCCGACGTGCGCCGGCCTGAGCAACTTCATCGAACTCGGCTCCGACCCCACCTTCTGGGCGGCGTTGGTCAACACGGCAGTGTTCACCTTCACCAGCGTGCCGCTGACCATCCTGGTCAGCTTCGTGCTGGCGCTGATGGTGAACCAGGGCTTCAAGCGGATCGCCGTGGTGCGCTCGCTGCTGCTGCTGCCGTACGCCACCATCACAGTGGCGGTCGCCTTCGTGTGGATCTGGCTCTATATCCCCACTGGGGGCCTCATCAACCGGGTCATCGGCTTGTTCGGCCTCGACGGGCCGGCCTGGCTGGTCTCCGACGTGTGGGCGATGCCCGCCCTGGTGCTGATGAGCGTGTGGAAAAGCTTCGGCTTCGGCATGGTCATCTTCCTCGCCGGCCTCCAGGCCATCCCGCAACACCTCTACGACGCCGCCAAGGTGGACGGCGCCTCGGGGGCCCGGCAGTTGTGGCACGTCACGGTGCCGATGTTGTCGCCGTCGATCTTCTTCGTGGTCGTGACCTCGATCATCGGGTCGTTCCAGGTGTTCGACCAGGCCCTGATCATGACCAACGGGGGGCCGGGCACTAGCACCACCACGCTGGTGATGTACATCTACCGGACCGCCTTCGAGAACTACAACCAGGGCTACGCCTCGGCTCAGTCCCTGGTGCTGTTCGCGTTCATCCTGGTGATCACCGCCATCCAATTCCTCGCCCAGCGGAGGCTCGTCCACTATGACCAGTGA